The genomic region CAAGCAGCCCGAGCAGCCCGGCGCGATGACCACCGACGCGGCGGACGGCCCCGTCGTGTACCTCCTGGCCGGGCTCCCCGGGTCCGGCAAGACCACCTACGCACGCCGCTTGGAAGCCGAAGGCGTCCTGCGGCTGTCGGTCGACGAGGAGGTCTTCGCGCGCCACGGCCGCCACGGCGTCGACTACCCCGAGCACGAGTACCGGCAGCGCGAGGCGCCGGTACTCCGAGACGTCCGGGCCCGCCTGGCCGAGGCGGTCCGGGCGGGACGCTCGGTCGTGCTGGACTACGGCCTGTGGCTGCGCGCGGAGCGAGAGGCGTACAAGCAGCTGGTCCACGACGCCGGCGGCCGCTGGCGCCTGATCTACCTGAAGGTGGACCCCGCCGAGCTACTACGCCGCCTGACCGAGCGCAACAGCCGCGACGACGCCAACGCCCTGATGGTTACCCCTGAGATGCTCCAAGACTTCTTCGCGCGGTTCGAGGAACCGGTCGGCGAAGACGAGCACATCGCATCCGTCTAAGCCGCCGAACGCCCAAACAGCTAAGCCCCCGCCCCCACGGCACGCGAGAGCCTCGAGAACGACATCCGCCAGTTGCGCACCCAGCTCTGGCCGCCGTCGAACGAGAACGACTGCTCCCACTGCGCGCTGTCGGCGTCGAACACATCCCAGTCGTAGCGCACCTCGATCGGCTTGCCGTCGATGGTGTCCTGGCAGCGGAAGACGCCGTGCGTGCCCTCCCACCGTCCGACGACCGGCGGGTCGAGCCGGCCGGGGGCCCTGGTGGAGGCCCACCAGATGCTCCACTCGCCGGTCTCGGGGTTGAACAGGCGCAGCGACATCCCTTCGAAGCTGCTTCCGTCGGGCATCTTCTCGACGGTGAGGTTGTCGACGTTGCCCAGCACGCCGAGGGTCTGGCGCATCCACTGCACCCCCTCGAACTCCACCCACTCGTCGCACTCCGGGTCGGCCATGGCGGCGAGTTTGCGGTGCTCGACCTTCCAGGTTCCGGCCAGGAAGTCGAAGTCGTGGCGGCCGTCGTCGATCAGGTTCTCGGTCGTGGTCATGGCTCCACCTTGGCCCCCCTCCCCTGACATCTGGTGTCAGTGATCTGACGGAATCTCCGGGAGATCTTGCGCTCGGCATCGGCCGCATCCTATCGTCTCGATGTATCGGGCCGATACATCGAGACGATACAAAGGAGCCTGTGCGATGCGACGGACGAACTACGACACGGAGCAGTACCAGGACTACGCCCGCGGCCGTGCGCTCACCGAGGAGCAGATGGGGGCGTGGATCGGGGCTTTCAGCGCCCTGCTGCCCAAGGGGCGTCCGCTGGCCGGACTGGACGTCGGTTCCGGGACGGGCAGGTTCGCACCCTCCCTGGCGGCCGCCTTCGGGCCGGTGACCGGGATCGAGCCGTCGGTGCGCATGCGCGAGGTGGCGCTGTCGCAGTCCCAGCACCCTGATGTCCGCTACCTCGCCGGCTCCGCCGAGGACATCCCGGTGCCCACCGCCAGCGCCGACTACGCCGTAATGCTGCTGTCCTGGCACCACGTCCAGGACAAACCGAAGGCCGCGCGCGAGTTGGCCCGCGCCGTCCGGCCCGGCGGCCGGCTGATCATCCGCTCCGGCTACGGCGACCAGATGCCCTGGATCTGGTGGCTTGAGCACTTCCCGAACGGCTTCGAGAAGGACGCGGTGCTGTTCCCGCCGCTGCACGAGGTCATCGAGACCTTCACCTCCGCCGGCTGGCGCGTGCGCACCTTCGGCCCCTTCAGCGAGCCCTCCCCGGGCACCTACCGCGAGATGCTCGACCGGCTGCGGCTGCGCACCCACACGATCTTCGGCCACTTCACCCCCGAGGAGACCGCGACCGGCTTCGAGCGCCTGGAGCGGGCCGTCGCGGCCGATCCCGACGCGCCGGCGCCGGCCGAGCCCGCGACGCTGCTGAGCTTCGAGCGCCGCTGAGCTCAAGACGCCGCTGAGCTCAAAGCGCCGCTGAGTCTCGCGCGCTGCCGGGGCGTCAGGCACTGCCGAATTTCGAGCACTGCCGAGCCCCGAACGCCCCCGAGCACGCACGAAGCCGGGTCCCCCACTCCCGTGGGAAACCCGGCTTCGCCAAACCCTCTCAGCCCCCTACGACCGCAGCACCGCCCCGGTCCGCGTCCCGGCCAGCGCCACCGCGCTGTCCCGGGCCGCGCTGGCCTCCTCGGCGGTCAGCGTCCGGTCCGGCGCGCGGAAGCGCAGCGCGAAGGCCAGCGACTTGCGCCCCTGCCCGATCCGCTCGCCGGTGTAGACGTCGAACAGCCGCACCGACTCCAGCAGCGCACCGGCACCCTCGCGCAGCGCCGCCTCGACCTCGTGCTCGGCGACCGCGGCGTCCACGACCAGCGCGACGTCCTGGGTGGCGACCGGCATCGCGGAGATGCTCGGGGCCTGCGTCAGGACCTCCTCGGCCGGGATCATCCGGTCCAGCTCCAGCTCCATCGCGGCGGTGCGCGGCGGCAGGCCGAGGTCGGCCACGACCCGCGGGTGCAGCTCGCCGGCATGTCCGACCAGGCGGCCGTTGACCGCCAGCCGGGCGCAGCGGCCCGGGTGCCAGGGCTCGTGCTGGTCCTGGGTGACCTCCAGCTCGACCCGGCACGCGTCGGCGATGATCCGCGCGGCCTGGACCGCGTCCTGCCAGCCGGCCGGACGCCCGGCGCCCCACCAGCCCGCGGGCTCGCGAAGGCCGGAGAGCACCACCGCGACGCGGCGCGGCTGCACCGGAAGCGCAGCGTCCAGCAGCGCCAGTTCCTCATCGGTCGGACGGCGCTCGACCGTCAGGCGCGGCGCCATCGCCGCGGCGTCCTTGCGCGGCCGGAACACCAGGCCCTGCTCGAACAGCGCCAGGTCCGCCGAGCCCCGGCCGACGTTGCGCCGCAGCGACGCCAGCAGCCCCGGCAGCAGCGTCGTGCGCATCGACGGCTGCTCCTCGGAGATCGGGTTGGCCAGCGGGACGGTGTTGCGCCGCGGGTCGCTGTCCGGAAGCCCGAGCGCGTCCAGGTCGGCCTGCCCGATGAACGGGTAGGCGATCACCTCGGAGTAGCCGGCCGAGGCCAGCGCCGTGCCGACCCGGCGGCGGATCCGCTGCTCGTGCGTGTAGCCGGTGCCGGCGGCGGCCTTGGGCAGCGTGGAGGGCAGCCGGTCGAAGCCCTCCAGCCGGATCACCTCCTCGGCCAGGTCGCTCGGGTCCCGCAGGTCCGGGCGCCAGCTCGGCGGGGTGACCACCAGGTCGGCGTCCCCGGCCGGGGCCAGGTCGCAGCCGACCTGCGTCAGCCGGCGCTCGACCTCCTCACGGGTGTAGTCGACCCCGGCCACCCGGCCCGGGTACGTCCACGCGATCGTGATCGGCGCCGGCCGGACCACCTGTCCGACCACGGTGACGCCGCCGTCCAGCGCCGTACCCCCGGCCAGCTCGACCAGCAGGTCCACCACACGCTGCGCCGCGGCGGCGGCCGTGCCCGGGTCCGTGCCGCGCTCGAAGCGCTTGGAGGCCTCGGAGAACAGCTTGTGCCGCCGCGCGCTCTTGGCGATCGAGGTGGCCTCGAAGTGCGCGGCCTCGACGACGACCTCGGTGGAGCCGTCGTGGATCTCGGTGGAGGCCCCGCCCATGACGCCGGCCAGGCCGATCGGCCCGGAGTCGTCGACGATCAGCAGGTCGGTGGCCTCCAGCTGCCGCTTGACCCCGTCCAGGGTCTCCAGCACCTCGCCGGCGGCCGCGCGCCGCACCACGATCGGCCCGGACAGCCGGGCCCGGTCGTAGGTGTGGATCGGCTGGCCCAGCTCCAGCATCACGTAGTTGGCGATGTCGACGATCAGCGAGATCGGCCGCATCCCCGACATCTGCAGCCGGCGCTGCATCCACAGCGGCGAGGGCGCCTGCGGGTCGATGCCGGTCACGGTCCGCGCCACGAACACGTCGCAGCCGACCGGGTCCTCGACCACGACCGGGTGCCCGTTGGCGCCGGCCTCCGGCACCTGGAGCGCCGCCGGGTCTTGGAACGGGACCTCGAACCCGGTCGCGGCCTCCCGCGCGATCCCGCGCAGGGACAGCGTGTAGCCGCGGTCCGGGGTGACCTCGAACTCGATGACCTCGTCGTCCAGCCCCAGGTAGGCGATCGCGTCGGCGCCGAGGGGGGAGTCGGCCGGCAGCACGATGATGCCGTCGTGATCCTCGCCCATGCCCAGCTCGCGCGCCGAGCAGATCATGCCGTTGGAGTCCCGGCTGTAGGTCTTGCGCGCGGCGATGCGGAAGTCGCCGGGCAGCACCGCACCCGGCAGCGCCACCACCACGTGGTCGCCGACCGCGAAGTTGCGGGCGCCGCAGACGATCAGCTGCGGATCCGCGGCCGACCCCGGGCCCTGGGCCGCAGCGGTGACCACGACCTGGCAGTGCCGGATCGGCTTCTTGAACCCGGTCAGCTCCTCGATCGCCGCGACCCGGCCCACGACCAGCGGCCCGGTCAGGCCCTCGCCGACCCGCTCGATGGTCTCCAGCTTGCCGCCGCCGGTCTGGGTCAGCTTGTCCGCGACCGCGAACGCGGTGGTCCCGTCCGGCAGTACGACGTAGTCCTGCAGCCAGGAGTAGGGGACGTGCATCAGATCTCCATCCCGAACGGGAGCGTGAAGCGCACGTCTCCCTCGATCATGTCCCGCATGTCCTGGACGTTGTTCAGGAACATCAGGCTCCGCTCAAGACCCATCCCGAAGGCGAACCCGCTGTAGCGCTCGGGGTCCACCCCGCAGGCGATCAGCACGCGCGGGTTGACCATGCCGCAGCCACCCCACTCGATCCAGCCCTCCGAGCCGCAGGTGCGGCACGGGTTGTCCGGGTCGCCCACCGAGGCGCCCTTGCAGACGAAGCACTGCAGGTCGACCTCGGCCGAGGGCTCGGTGAACGGGAAGAAGTGCGGACGCAGCCGGGTCAGGACACCGTCGCCGAACATGGCGTTGGCCCAGTGGTCCAGCGTGCCCTTCAGGTCGCCCATCGTCAGGCCCTCGTCGACAGCCAGACCCTCGATCTGGCTGAACACGGGGGTGTGCGTGGCGTCGAGCTCGTCGGTGCGGTAGGTGCGGCCCGGCGAGACGGCGTAGACCGGCGCGCCCTGCGCCAGCAGGGTGCGGGCCTGGACCGGCGAGGTGTGGGTGCGCAGCACCAGCCCGCTGGTCGCGCCCTCTTCCTTGCCGGCGACGAAGAACGTGTCCTGCAGGTCGCGCACCGGGTGGTCCGGCGGGAAGTTCAGCGCGTCGAAGTTGTACCACTCGGCCTCGACCTCGGGGCCGTCCACCACCTGGTAGCCCATGGCCACGAAGATGTCCGCGATCCGCTCCTGGATCGTGGTCAGCGGGTGGCGGGCGCCGCGCGGAGTGCGGTCCCAGGGCAGGGTGACGTCCACGGCCTCCTCGACCAGGACGCGCGCGTCGCGCTCGGTCTCCAGCTCCTGCTGCCGGGCGGCCAGCGCGTTCTTCACCGCCCCGCGGGCCTCGCCGATGCGCTTGCCGACCTCGGCGCGGGCGGCCGGCGGCAGCGCGCCGATCTCCCGGTTCGCCAGCGCCAGCGGGGCGCGGTCGCCGGCCACGGCGATCTTCACCTGGTGCAGTTCGTCCAGCGAGCCCGCGGCGGCGATCGCGGCCAGCGCGTCGGCCCGGTGGCGGGCGACCTCGTCGGGCTTCACCGCCTCGACTTCCACCGGGTCGTACGACTTGTTCGGTGCCGACATGTCTGTTGTTTTCTCCATGGATTGGTGGCCCCGCGAGCTCGGCGAGGTTACCCGCCGAGTCTAGAGGGGTCACGGGGCGAACAGAGATTGCGCCCATGCGGGAACGCCAGGAAGCCCGCGCGGCGGGACCTGCTTGCCAGAGCAGCCCTACGCGACGGGCAAGGTAAATCGGAACCGCGCGCCGCCCTCGGCACCGTTCCCGGCGGACACCACGCCGCCGTGGGCCTCGACCAGGCCCTTCACGATGGACAGGCCAAGGCCGGTCCCGCCCCTGCGGCCACCCCGCCAGAACCGGGTGAAGACGCGTGTGAGCTGGTCCTCCGGGATCCCGGGACCCTGATCGCTCACCGCAACCGCCACGCTCGACACACCTTCACTGTGGAGACTGTCAGGACGGGGCCGGTCGTCTTCGGCCCGCGCCTCAATAGTGACAGTCCCGCCACCGTGCCGCACGGCGTTTTCCAAAAGATTAGCCAGTACTTGACGCAATTTGTCCGGGTCGGCGGCCACGGCCGGGAGCCCGCGCGGGATCCGGATCCGGAACGTCTCCTCCGGCACGCCCTGCGCCACGCAGGCGCGCACCTGATCGGTGATCAGCGCGCGCAGGTCGACCGGGATCCGGTGCAGCTCCATCCGGCCCGAATCCAGCCGCGCGACGTCCAGCAGCTCGGCGATCAGCCGCACCACGCGGTCGGCGTCGGCGTCGACGGTCTGCAGCATCATCCGCTTCTGGTCGTCGGTGAACCGGTCCCAGCGCGCCAGCAGGGTCGCGGTGAAGCCCTTCACGCTGGTCAGCGGGGAACGCAGCTCGTGCGCGACGGTCGCGATCAGATCGGACTGCCGGCGCTCGCGCCGGCGCCGGGCCTGGGTGCCGCGCAGCGAGACCACCAGGCCGGTCACCGGGGTCGAGCGGCCGTCGCGGCGCTGGTAGCGCGCGGTGACCAGCAGCTCGGTGCCGGCTTCGGGGTCGGCGGCGTCCGGCTCGGCGTCCGGCCCGAAGTCCTCCGGCAGGAACAGCTGGGCCTCCGGGTGGCCGGTCCTTATGCTCAAGCCGCCATAAGGATCGGTCAGGCGCCACCAGTCGCGGCCGTCGATCGTGCGAAGCGGTAACACCTCGTCGAAGGCACGTCCCAGGGCCTGGTCGGCCCGGATCCCGGTGAGCTTCTCGGCGGCCCGGTTGAAGACCCGGACCACACCCTGGTCGTCGGCGGCGACGAACCCGTCGGGCAGGTCGTCGGGCACCAGCAGGCCGTCCAGGGCCCCGGCGAAAAGCTGCATGCCGGCCCGTGTCCCGCGTGCCCCGACCGAAACGGTCACCTGAGGAGTCCTCCTGCCTGCCCACTCGTCGCGCTGTGCGCCTTCGGCGTCACCTTCCGTTGATCCGCCAGACCCATCGTTCCGCTCCGACGGATCACCGGCCACGGTGGCGAACCATTCGCCACCCTGACCGCCTCCGGACTCGCAGCGGACTCGCGCAGGACGCGCTCAGCGTTGCGCCCGGGCAGAGGAATATAAGCACACTGCTGCCGCCGTCGCCAGGTTGAGGCTCTCGGCGCGGCCGTGGATCGGGACCCGGACCGCCTCGTCGGCCAGCCCCAGCAGCGCCTCGGGCAGACCCCAGGCCTCGTTGCCGAACATCCAGCAGGTGGGCTGTGCCAGCCGGCCGGCGTCGAGCTCGTCGTCCAGGTCGGCGGCTCCCGTGCCGTCGGCGGCCAGGATCCTCAAACCGGACGCGCGCAGAGCGTCGACAGCCTGCTGCGCACTGACCCCCACGGCCACCGGAACGTGGAACAGGCTGCCGGCCGAGGCCCGCACCGCCTTGGGGTTGTAGACGTCGACCGACTCGGAGGTCACGATCACCAGGTCCGCGCCGGCGGCGTCGGCACAGCGGATCACGGTGCCGGCGTTGCCCGGGTCGCGCACATGCGCCAGCAGCGCCACCAGCTTGGGGGTGCGCTCGGCCAGGAACGACTCCAGCGGGACGTCGAGGAACCGGCACACGCCGATCAGGCCCTGCGGCGTCACCGTCTCGCTGAGGGACTCCACCAGGTCCGGGGTCCCGATGGTGATCTTCGATCCCTGTTTGCGGGCGGCGGCGAGGATCTCGCCGTACCGGTCCGCGGCCTCGCCGGTGGCGAACAGCTCGACGAGCACCCCGTCGAGCTCGGCGGCCTCGCGCACCGCCTGCGGCCCCTCGGCCAGGAACAGCTCCTGCTTGGCCCGGAACGACCGCGAGGCGAGCCGCCGGGCCGCCACCGCGCGGGGTGCGCGCGGGTTGGACAGCTCAGGACTCGCCTCGCTCATGCTCGCTCACCGTGCCTGTTCTGGCGAAGTGGGGCTGGAACTCGCCAGACCTACGCGGCGGTCTTCGGCGCGTTCACGTCCGAGGGCAGCGCCTTCTTGGCGACCTCGACGAGGGCGCGGAAGGCCTCGGCGTCGTTGACGGCCAGCTCGGCCAGCATCTTGCGGTCGACCTCGACGTTCGCCAGGTGCAGGCCCTGGATGAAGCGGTTGTAGGTCATCCCCTCGGCGCGGACCGCGGCGTTGATGCGCTGGATCCACAGCCGGCGGAAGTCGCCCTTGCGGTCCTTGCGGTCCCGGTAGGCGTAGACGAGGGAGTGGGTGACCTGCTCCTTCGCCTTGCGGTACAGACGCGAGCGCTGGCCGCGGTAACCGCTGGCCTGCTCGAGGACGACCCGGCGCTTCTTCTGGGCGTTCACTGCCCGCTTGACGCGTGCCATTGTTCTATCTCCTGCTCAGTAACTAGGTCGGGGGGCGATGCGCCGCGGGCCTCAGCGGCCGAGCAGCCGCTTGATGCGCTTGACGTCGGGCTTGGCGACCTCGACCTCGCCGGTGTGCTGCCGGGTGTACTCCGAGGACTTGCGCTCGAAGTTGTGGCGCATGCCGGCCTGGCCGCGCATGATCTTGCCCGAGCCGGTCACCTTGAAACGCTTCTTGGAACCGCTGTGGGTCTTCTGCTTCGGCATGACGCCGTTTCTCCTTCACATAGGGCGGATCCGTGGGGTGCAACCCACACGGATCCGCTCTCGCTCTCGCCCCGGGGCGGCCGCCCCGCGGCTAGCGCGGGGGGCTCAGGTCTCGGGGCCGGTCCGGCCTGACCGTGGTCAGGACTGCTCTTCTCCGGCCTGGTCCGCGCCGCCGGCGGCACCGACCACGGCCTCGGTCTGCTCGACCGATTCGGTCTGCTCGACGGCCTCGGTCTGCTCGACCGACTCGATCGACTCGGCGAGCTCGGTGGTCTGGCCCTCGGCCGACTCCTCGTGCTCAGCCTCGCCGTACGTGCCGGCCTTGCGCTGCTCCTTGGCCAGGCGGGCCTCGGCCATCGCCTCGGTCTTCTTCTTGTGCGGGCCCAGGACCATGATCATGTTGCGGCCGTCCTGCTTCGGCGCGAACTCCACGAAGCCGAGCTCGGCCACGTCCTCGGCGAGCTTGCTCAGCAGGCGCCGGCCGAGTTCGGGCCGGGACTGCTCCCGGCCGCGGAACATGATGGTGATCTTGACCTTGTCCCCGGCCTTCAGGAACCGCACCACGTGACCCTTCTTGGTCTCGTAGTCGTGCGGGTCGATCTTCGGGCGGAGCTTCATCTCCTTGATGACCGTGTGCGCCTGGTTCTTGCGCGCCTCACG from Catenulispora sp. MAP5-51 harbors:
- a CDS encoding AAA family ATPase; translation: MTTDAADGPVVYLLAGLPGSGKTTYARRLEAEGVLRLSVDEEVFARHGRHGVDYPEHEYRQREAPVLRDVRARLAEAVRAGRSVVLDYGLWLRAEREAYKQLVHDAGGRWRLIYLKVDPAELLRRLTERNSRDDANALMVTPEMLQDFFARFEEPVGEDEHIASV
- a CDS encoding ATP-binding protein translates to MQLFAGALDGLLVPDDLPDGFVAADDQGVVRVFNRAAEKLTGIRADQALGRAFDEVLPLRTIDGRDWWRLTDPYGGLSIRTGHPEAQLFLPEDFGPDAEPDAADPEAGTELLVTARYQRRDGRSTPVTGLVVSLRGTQARRRRERRQSDLIATVAHELRSPLTSVKGFTATLLARWDRFTDDQKRMMLQTVDADADRVVRLIAELLDVARLDSGRMELHRIPVDLRALITDQVRACVAQGVPEETFRIRIPRGLPAVAADPDKLRQVLANLLENAVRHGGGTVTIEARAEDDRPRPDSLHSEGVSSVAVAVSDQGPGIPEDQLTRVFTRFWRGGRRGGTGLGLSIVKGLVEAHGGVVSAGNGAEGGARFRFTLPVA
- the pheT gene encoding phenylalanine--tRNA ligase subunit beta — translated: MHVPYSWLQDYVVLPDGTTAFAVADKLTQTGGGKLETIERVGEGLTGPLVVGRVAAIEELTGFKKPIRHCQVVVTAAAQGPGSAADPQLIVCGARNFAVGDHVVVALPGAVLPGDFRIAARKTYSRDSNGMICSARELGMGEDHDGIIVLPADSPLGADAIAYLGLDDEVIEFEVTPDRGYTLSLRGIAREAATGFEVPFQDPAALQVPEAGANGHPVVVEDPVGCDVFVARTVTGIDPQAPSPLWMQRRLQMSGMRPISLIVDIANYVMLELGQPIHTYDRARLSGPIVVRRAAAGEVLETLDGVKRQLEATDLLIVDDSGPIGLAGVMGGASTEIHDGSTEVVVEAAHFEATSIAKSARRHKLFSEASKRFERGTDPGTAAAAAQRVVDLLVELAGGTALDGGVTVVGQVVRPAPITIAWTYPGRVAGVDYTREEVERRLTQVGCDLAPAGDADLVVTPPSWRPDLRDPSDLAEEVIRLEGFDRLPSTLPKAAAGTGYTHEQRIRRRVGTALASAGYSEVIAYPFIGQADLDALGLPDSDPRRNTVPLANPISEEQPSMRTTLLPGLLASLRRNVGRGSADLALFEQGLVFRPRKDAAAMAPRLTVERRPTDEELALLDAALPVQPRRVAVVLSGLREPAGWWGAGRPAGWQDAVQAARIIADACRVELEVTQDQHEPWHPGRCARLAVNGRLVGHAGELHPRVVADLGLPPRTAAMELELDRMIPAEEVLTQAPSISAMPVATQDVALVVDAAVAEHEVEAALREGAGALLESVRLFDVYTGERIGQGRKSLAFALRFRAPDRTLTAEEASAARDSAVALAGTRTGAVLRS
- the rpmI gene encoding 50S ribosomal protein L35 codes for the protein MPKQKTHSGSKKRFKVTGSGKIMRGQAGMRHNFERKSSEYTRQHTGEVEVAKPDVKRIKRLLGR
- the infC gene encoding translation initiation factor IF-3, with product MSTEPRINDRIRVPEVRLVGPNGEQVGIVSIQDALRLAQEQDLDLVEVAATARPPVVKVMDYGKYKYESALKAREARKNQAHTVIKEMKLRPKIDPHDYETKKGHVVRFLKAGDKVKITIMFRGREQSRPELGRRLLSKLAEDVAELGFVEFAPKQDGRNMIMVLGPHKKKTEAMAEARLAKEQRKAGTYGEAEHEESAEGQTTELAESIESVEQTEAVEQTESVEQTEAVVGAAGGADQAGEEQS
- the pheS gene encoding phenylalanine--tRNA ligase subunit alpha, with translation MSAPNKSYDPVEVEAVKPDEVARHRADALAAIAAAGSLDELHQVKIAVAGDRAPLALANREIGALPPAARAEVGKRIGEARGAVKNALAARQQELETERDARVLVEEAVDVTLPWDRTPRGARHPLTTIQERIADIFVAMGYQVVDGPEVEAEWYNFDALNFPPDHPVRDLQDTFFVAGKEEGATSGLVLRTHTSPVQARTLLAQGAPVYAVSPGRTYRTDELDATHTPVFSQIEGLAVDEGLTMGDLKGTLDHWANAMFGDGVLTRLRPHFFPFTEPSAEVDLQCFVCKGASVGDPDNPCRTCGSEGWIEWGGCGMVNPRVLIACGVDPERYSGFAFGMGLERSLMFLNNVQDMRDMIEGDVRFTLPFGMEI
- the rplT gene encoding 50S ribosomal protein L20, with protein sequence MARVKRAVNAQKKRRVVLEQASGYRGQRSRLYRKAKEQVTHSLVYAYRDRKDRKGDFRRLWIQRINAAVRAEGMTYNRFIQGLHLANVEVDRKMLAELAVNDAEAFRALVEVAKKALPSDVNAPKTAA
- a CDS encoding class I SAM-dependent methyltransferase, producing MRRTNYDTEQYQDYARGRALTEEQMGAWIGAFSALLPKGRPLAGLDVGSGTGRFAPSLAAAFGPVTGIEPSVRMREVALSQSQHPDVRYLAGSAEDIPVPTASADYAVMLLSWHHVQDKPKAARELARAVRPGGRLIIRSGYGDQMPWIWWLEHFPNGFEKDAVLFPPLHEVIETFTSAGWRVRTFGPFSEPSPGTYREMLDRLRLRTHTIFGHFTPEETATGFERLERAVAADPDAPAPAEPATLLSFERR
- a CDS encoding TrmH family RNA methyltransferase; translated protein: MSEASPELSNPRAPRAVAARRLASRSFRAKQELFLAEGPQAVREAAELDGVLVELFATGEAADRYGEILAAARKQGSKITIGTPDLVESLSETVTPQGLIGVCRFLDVPLESFLAERTPKLVALLAHVRDPGNAGTVIRCADAAGADLVIVTSESVDVYNPKAVRASAGSLFHVPVAVGVSAQQAVDALRASGLRILAADGTGAADLDDELDAGRLAQPTCWMFGNEAWGLPEALLGLADEAVRVPIHGRAESLNLATAAAVCLYSSARAQR